One window of the Eucalyptus grandis isolate ANBG69807.140 chromosome 8, ASM1654582v1, whole genome shotgun sequence genome contains the following:
- the LOC104414230 gene encoding U-box domain-containing protein 19 produces the protein MEREITLHVPSRPTSPALPRIYACPHGRLVNPPPPIYSQLSPKSQPNTRQTQNYKTEAKDKTALSFPCHFLQLFPTKILLPLNDQEADRRADSPDADVPGGTPLRTHPPAALLSSVADLARSVLTFKAKRFACNRRNAAETIRSVANLLLFLEEVPIPPAPLGGGGGGSLSLALSELHLALRKLRFLLEDCTRDGARAWMLMKSERVAGQLRASARAMATALDVLPMEDVGVPVEAREVAGLFVRQARKVSLEVDVDDRTAVSDLKSILSSFECGIVPERSRLERVLDYVGVRSWTDCHKEIRFLDAELGFEFLSVEKREVEILSSLMGLMCYCRCVLFEVVDIESNRQSNEEHAIKVLDHVNPDDLRCPISLELMVDPVTTVTGHTYDRASIVKWFRAGNFTCPKTGEMLASTELVPNAAIRRLIELYCSENGIPFAESARKHRDITRTVLAGSVAAEGAMKMLVSYLAFRLEVGTSVERNRAAYEIRLLAKASIFNRSCLVEAGAIPHLLKLLTSRDSSIQENAIAALLNLSKHSKSKAIIVENGGLVLVVEVLKYGHKVEARQHAAAALFYLASIEEYRKLIGEIPETIAVLVEMVKNGTSRGKKNALVAIFGLLMHHGNHRRVLASGAVPVLVQQLKSSDREDFINDCLAVLSSIAEKSEGTLAILRANGLYIITGILNSSTSRVGREHCVTLLLALCINGGAEVVSNLVKSSSLMQSLYSLLSEGTSRASKKASALIRLLQDFSERRSCSSLPAIFQQEQFVHAW, from the exons ATGGAACGCGAAATTACGCTACACGTCCCTTCACGTCCCACGAGCCCCGCCCTTCCCC GTATCTACGCGTGTCCTCATGGCAGATTAGTCAACCCGCCTCCTCCTATATATAGCCAGCTATCTCCCAAATCTCAACCGAATACGAGACAAACGCAAAACTACAAGACCGAAGCAAAAGACAAAACTGCCCTTTCCTTTCCTTGccattttcttcaattatttcCCACAAAAATCCTTCTTCCGCTCAATGACCAGGAAGCCGACCGCCGAGCCGACTCGCCGGACGCTGACGTTCCCGGCGGTACACCCCTCCGAACACACCCTCCGGCCGCCCTCCTCTCCTCCGTCGCCGACCTCGCCAGGTCGGTCCTGACCTTCAAGGCCAAGCGCTTCGCGTGCAACCGGCGGAACGCCGCCGAGACGATCCGCAGCGTCGCcaacctcctcctcttcctcgagGAAGTCCCCATCCCGCCCGCGCCCCtcggaggcggtggcggcggctcCCTCTCCCTCGCCCTCTCGGAGCTCCACTTGGCGCTCCGGAAGCTCCGGTTCCTCCTGGAGGACTGCACGCGCGACGGCGCGCGCGCGTGGATGCTGATGAAGTCGGAGCGCGTGGCGGGCCAGTTACGCGCCTCGGCCCGCGCGATGGCGACGGCGCTGGACGTGCTGCCCATGGAGGACGTCGGCGTGCCGGTCGAGGCGAGGGAGGTCGCCGGTTTGTTTGTGAGGCAAGCGCGTAAGGTGAGTTTGGAAGTTGATGTGGATGATCGGACTGCGGTAAGTGATTTGAAGTCGATTTTGAGTAGTTTTGAGTGCGGGATTGTCCCGGAGAGGAGTCGTTTGGAGCGTGTTCTTGATTATGTTGGTGTGAGGAGCTGGACCGATTGCCATAAGGAGATCAGGTTTTTGGATGCTGAATTGGGGTTTGAGTTTTTGAGTGTTGAGAAGAGGGAGGTGGAGATTTTGAGTAGTTTGATGGGGTTGATGTGCTATTGTAGATGCGTGCTTTTCGAGGTTGTTGACATCGAATCCAATCGACAATCCAATGAAGAGCATGCTATTAAAGTGCTTGATCACGTCAATCCTGATGATTTGCGGTGCCCGATTTCTCTTGAGTTGATGGTAGATCCAGTGACCACTGTTACAGGGCATACATATGATCGAGCTTCGATAGTGAAGTGGTTTAGGGCTGGAAATTTCACTTGTCCTAAGACAGGTGAGATGCTTGCAAGCACGGAACTTGTTCCGAATGCAGCGATTAGGCGGTTGATCGAGCTATACTGCTCCGAGAATGGCATTCCTTTTGCTGAATCAGCTCGCAAGCATCGTGATATCACGAGGACTGTTCTTGCTGGGAGTGTGGCAGCAGAAGGAGCCATGAAAATGCTTGTGAGCTATCTTGCTTTCAGGCTGGAGGTTGGGACCAGTGTGGAGAGGAATAGAGCTGCCTATGAGATCCGGCTTCTTGCCAAGGCGAGCATTTTTAATAGATCGTGCTTGGTTGAAGCTGGAGCTATTCCTCACTTGTTAAAGCTGCTGACGTCGAGGGATTCATCAATCCAAGAAAATGCTATTGCAGCTCTTTTGAATCTCTCGAAGCATTCAAAGAGCAAAGCAATTATTGTTGAGAATGGTGGTTTGGTGTTGGTTGTGGAGGTTCTCAAATATGGGCATAAGGTTGAAGCTAGGCAGCACGCAGCTGCAGCACTTTTTTACCTTGCCTCGATAGAGGAGTATAGGAAATTGATTGGGGAAATTCCTGAAACCATTGCAGTTTTAGTGGAGATGGTCAAGAATGGAACCAGTCGTGGCAAGAAGAACGCATTAGTGGCGATTTTTGGGCTTCTAATGCACCATGGCAATCACAGGAGGGTTCTTGCATCTGGGGCAGTCCCGGTGCTTGTTCAACAGTTGAAGTCTTCTGATAGAGAAGATTTCATTAATGATTGTCTGGCTGTTCTGTCAAGCATAGCAGAGAAATCTGAGGGAACATTGGCGATTTTACGTGCCAATGGTTTGTATATAATCACAGGAATTCTGAATTCTTCTACTTCAAGGGTGGGGAGGGAGCATTGCGTGACTCTGTTGCTGGCTCTGTGCATCAATGGTGGAGCAGAAGTTGTCTCCAATTTGGTGAAGAGTAGCTCTCTCATGCAATCTCTTTATTCCTTACTCAGCGAGGGCACTTCTCGCGCAAGCAAGAAGGCCAGTGCTCTCATCAGGCTTCTGCAGGATTTTTccgaaagaagatcttgtagtTCTCTGCCTGCAATCTTCCAACAGGAACAATTTGTTCACGCTTGGTAA
- the LOC104414231 gene encoding U4/U6 small nuclear ribonucleoprotein Prp31 homolog, whose product MAALADSFLADLDELSDNEADIIEEDENDAANMEEDVDGELADIEALNYEDLDNVSKLQKSQRYKDIMQKVEDALHKGSDISNQGMVLEDDPEYQLIVDCNALSVDIENEIMIIHNFIRGKYHVKFPELESLVHHPIDYARVVKKIGNEVDLTLVDLEGLLPSAVIMVVSVTASTTSGKPLPEEDLNKTIDACDRALALDTAKKKVLDFVESRMGYIAPNLSAIVGSAVAAKLMGTAGGLSSLAKMPACNVQLLGAKKKTLAGFSTATSQFRVGYIEQTEVFQTTPPSLRMRACRLLAAKSTLAARVDATRGDPSGNTGRAFREEIRKKIEKWQEPPPAKQPKPLPVPDSEPKKKRGGRRLRKMKERYAITDMRKLANRMQFGIPEESSLGDGLGEGYGMLGQAGNGKLRVSIGQSKLAAKVAKKFKEKQFGSSGATSGLTSSLAFTPVQGIELSNPQAHANQLASGTQSTYFSETGTFSKIKRI is encoded by the exons ATG GCTGCTCTGGCTGATTCTTTCCTCGCAGACCTGGACGAGTTATCTGACAATGAGGCTGATATAATT gaagaagatgaaaatgatgcTGCAAACATGGAAGAAGATGTTGATGGGGAACTAGCTGACATAGAGGCCCTCAATTATGAAGATCTTGATAATGTTTCCAAATTACAGAAGTCACAGAGATACAAGGATATAATGCAG AAAGTGGAAGATGCTCTTCATAAAGGTTCTGATATCTCAAATCAGGGGATGGTGTTGGAAGATGATCCGGAATATCAGCTCATTGTGGACTGTAATGCCCTCTCGGTCGACATTGAGAATGAAATAATGATTATCCACAATTTTATTCGTGGCAAGTACCATGTGAAATTTCCAGAGCTTGAATCGCTTGTCCATCATCCAATAGATTATGCTAGGGTGGTTAAGAAAATTGGAAATGAGGTGGATTTGACCCTTGTTGATTTGGAAGGACTTCTACCTTCAGCTGTTATCATGGTTGTCTCAGTTACAGCATCAACTACGAGTGGCAAGCCACTTCCGGAAGAGGACCTTAATAAGACAATTGATGCATGTGATCGAGCTCTTGCTCTCGATACAGCAAAAAAGAAGGTTCTTgattttgtagaaagtagaaTGGGATACATTGCACCAAATCTTTCTGCCATTGTCGGGAGCGCGGTTGCTGCAAAGCTGATGGGAACTGCTGGTGGGCTCTCATCCTTGGCTAAGATGCCGGCTTGTAATGTCCAGCTTCTTGGTGCCAAGAAGAAAACTTTAGCTGGTTTTTCAACTGCAACATCTCAGTTTCGCGTAGGTTACATTGAGCAAACAGAGGTATTCCAGACTACTCCACCTTCTCTAAGAATGCGTGCTTGCCGACTTTTGGCTGCAAAGTCAACTCTCGCTGCACGTGTAGATGCTACTAGGGGAGATCCATCAGGAAATACAGGGAGGGCATTTAGAGAGGAGAttcgaaagaaaattgaaaaatggcaGGAGCCCCCTCCTGCAAAGCAGCCAAAACCACTTCCAGTTCCTGACTCTGAGCCCAAGAAGAAAAGAGGTGGTCGTCGGCTAAGGAAGATGAAGGAGAg gtATGCAATAACGGATATGAGAAAACTGGCCAACAGAATGCAATTTGGTATACCTGAAGAGAGTTCTTTAG GTGATGGACTGGGGGAAGGCTATGGAATGCTTGGTCAGGCAGGGAATGGAAAGCTGCGAGTGTCTATTGGTCAGAGTAAACTTGCTGCAAAAGTTGCCAAAAA GTTCAAGGAAAAACAATTTGGAAGCAGTGGTGCCACCTCTGGCCTTACGTCAAGTCTGGCATTTACGCCCGTGCAG GGGATCGAGCTTTCAAATCCACAGGCTCACGCAAACCAGCTTGCCAGTGGAACTCAAAGTACATACTTCTCCGAGACGGGAACGTTTTCAAAGATAAAGAGGATTTGA